One Salvia splendens isolate huo1 chromosome 22, SspV2, whole genome shotgun sequence DNA segment encodes these proteins:
- the LOC121787118 gene encoding kinase-interacting protein 1-like has protein sequence MKRTADMDDKVQCMLKLIAEDGDSFAKRAEMYYKRRPELIDAVEDSYKAFKALADRYDIISKELQNANNTIATVFPDQVQLSMDDADDDFPPAKPIQKAPAKSTNIPKAPLASIDSLKGFISNASKQFQPKKTFSSKSKSRPKPPTHKSGLTKDEAVCEIDRVNKEILALQTVKEFCKSSYESGLAKFYEIENQIVEMQEKISMLQDEYEMEGVIDDGEARTLMAEAALKSCKETLSALQEKQENSAKEAQDESKKIDEARDQLHSLRQDCVDDEQYEDMPDTDRQAVTLGFIQELNDMETLTFDKSIDLSSSAPLTVTQLAEKIDVLVSKVINLETAVSSQTVLINTMRSDSDELREQIKQLESDEEELMGDTHSLSNRIKELEDKLTRLEELNSNVEAHNSKLEANFAYCRCSLDHLSEQLATVRPDEEAEESDSSQSKHDKSKKKKKEKKEKKESKKKDKSKKKETRDEIEVPVSDEADIEVETEVKMDDAGDDGGDENVSSLEEQQDVGMLNPHSDEEDPMPHQVDESDLSWQQLLLNGAEDRDKILLREYTTILRNYKDVKRKLSDTEKKDRDIEFDFTMQLRELKQAIMKRDQEIQHLKQELTLVQGLKDGKKEEEGESQSESADESGKQEPGTQDLEVGEKEEFIQMIFNVNPPGISAVEERLRMMIDAILDENLDFWLRFSTAFHQVQKFKSEAQDLIDEIKKLRRKKKQEGGITAQLRSEVRPIYKHLREIQTELTMWLEQRVCLKDELKRRFTSLCSIQEEITTALKEGVEEDEIIFSSHQAAKLQGEILSMKQENNKVREELQTCLDHVSQLQFDIEKNLRQLNREFSICANQPQLQHAMSKSKIPMRSLLFGTKVKKQKQSLFNFMHTNKKMHAVRALPSV, from the coding sequence atgaaacgaACCGCAGACATGGACGACAAGGTGCAGTGCATGCTGAAGCTGATCGCGGAGGATGGCGACTCCTTCGCCAAGAGGGCTGAGATGTACTACAAGCGACGCCCAGAGCTCATCGACGCTGTGGAGGACTCCTACAAAGCATTCAAGGCGCTGGCTGACCGCTACGACATCATCTCCAAAGAGCTCCAGAATGCCAACAACACCATCGCTACCGTCTTCCCTGACCAGGTCCAGCTCTCGATGGACGACGCAGACGACGACTTCCCCCCGGCCAAACCAATCCAAAAAGCCCCCGCCAAGTCCACCAACATCCCCAAAGCTCCCTTGGCATCCATAGACAGCCTCAAGGGCTTCATCAGCAACGCTTCCAAACAGTTCCAGCCTAAGAAAACCTTCTCTTCCAAGTCCAAGTCGCGCCCCAAGCCTCCTACGCATAAATCCGGCTTGACCAAAGACGAGGCTGTCTGCGAGATCGACAGGGTCAACAAGGAGATCCTTGCCCTCCAGACCGTCAAGGAGTTCTGCAAAAGCTCCTACGAGAGTGGCTTGGCCAAATTCTACGAGATCGAGAACCAGATCGTGGAGATGCAGGAGAAGATCTCCATGCTGCAGGACGAGTACGAGATGGAGGGTGTGATCGATGATGGCGAAGCCCGCACTCTGATGGCCGAGGCCGCCTTGAAGTCCTGCAAGGAGACCCTCTCCGCGCTGCAGGAGAAGCAGGAAAACTCCGCCAAGGAGGCCCAAGACGAGTCCAAGAAGATCGATGAGGCACGCGACCAGCTCCATTCCCTCAGGCAAGACTGTGTCGATGACGAACAATATGAAGATATGCCTGATACGGATAGACAGGCCGTAACCTTGGGTTTCATACAAGAGCTCAACGACATGGAGACCTTGACCTTCGACAAGAGCATCGACCTCAGCTCCTCCGCGCCTCTGACAGTCACTCAGCTTGCTGAGAAGATCGACGTGCTGGTGAGTAAGGTCATCAACCTGGAGACTGCGGTGTCGTCCCAGACTGTCCTAATCAACACCATGAGGTCAGATTCGGACGAGCTACGGGAACAGATCAAGCAGCTAGAGAGCGATGAGGAGGAACTCATGGGCGACACGCACAGCCTCAGCAACAGGATCAAGGAACTCGAGGACAAGCTAACCAGGCTCGAGGAGCTCAACAGCAACGTTGAAGCTCACAACAGCAAGCTCGAGGCCAACTTTGCCTACTGCCGCTGCAGCCTTGATCACCTCTCAGAGCAGCTGGCCACCGTGAGGCCGGACGAGGAAGCAGAGGAATCTGATTCCTCGCAGAGCAAGCATGACAagtcaaagaagaagaagaaggagaagaaggagaagaaggagaGTAAGAAGAAGGATAAGTCCAAGAAGAAGGAGACGAGAGACGAGATAGAGGTGCCAGTATCAGATGAGGCCGACATCGAAGTGGAGACAGAAGTTAAAATGGATGATGCTGGTGATGATGGCGGCGATGAGAACGTCAGCTCATTGGAGGAACAGCAGGATGTTGGGATGCTAAATCCGCATTCCgacgaggaggatcccatgcCTCACCAAGTTGACGAGAGTGACCTGAGCTGGCAGCAGCTGCTGCTGAACGGggcagaggatcgagacaagatcCTTCTCAGAGAATACACCACCATCCTTAGGAACTACAAGGATGTGAAGAGGAAGCTCAGTGATACAGAGAAGAAGGACAGAGACATTGAATTCGACTTCACGATGCAGCTGAGGGAGTTGAAACAAGCTATCATGAAGAGGGATCAAGAGATTCAGCATCTCAAGCAGGAGCTAACCCTTGTGCAAGGACTTAAGGATGGGAAAAAAGAGGAAGAGGGCGAATCCCAATCCGAATCAGCAGATGAGAGTGGCAAACAGGAACCAGGAACTCAAGACTTGGAGGTGGGAGAGAAGGAAGAATTTATCCAGATGATCTTCAACGTTAATCCTCCTGGGATTTCAGCTGTGGAGGAGAGGCTGCGGATGATGATTGACGCAATACTAGATGAGAACCTCGATTTCTGGCTGAGATTCAGCACTGCATTTCATCAAGTCCAGAAATTCAAGAGTGAGGCTCAGGACTTGATAGATGAGATAAAGAAGCTGAGGCGGAAGAAGAAGCAGGAAGGAGGCATCACCGCGCAGCTGAGATCAGAGGTCCGGCCAATATACAAGCACTTGAGGGAGATCCAGACGGAGCTGACCATGTGGCTGGAGCAGCGGGTCTGCCTCAAAGATGAGCTCAAGCGCAGGTTCACGTCGCTGTGCAGCATACAGGAGGAGATCACTACAGCACTCAAGGAAGGGGTCGAGGAGGACGAGATCATTTTCAGCAGCCATCAAGCTGCAAAGCTGCAAGGTGAGATTCTGAGCATGAAACAGGAGAATAATAAGGTTAGGGAAGAGCTGCAGACATGCCTAGATCACGTCAGCCAGCTGCAGTTTGATATTGAGAAGAATCTGCGACAGTTGAATCGCGAGTTCAGCATCTGCGCTAATCAGCCACAGCTGCAGCACGCGATGAGCAAGTCCAAGATTCCTATGAGATCCCTCCTATTTGGAACCAAGGTCAAGAAGCAGAAACAGTCACTCTTCAACTTTATGcacactaataaaaaaatgcatgctGTCAGAGCTTTACCGTCTGTTTGA
- the LOC121787119 gene encoding nicotinamidase 1-like: MRAGNKNAILTLIFKSLPSRSMVSPLAIQVLQNELPLEQENLLLSGEVMTGLVLVDIVNGFCTVGSGNLAPQAPDAQIAGMVDESVRLARGFCEKRWPIYAFLNTHHPDVPEPPYPPHCIAGTDESKLVPSLQWLENEPNVTLRCKDCIDGFIGSLEKDGTNAFVDWVKTNGIKAILVVGICTDICVLDFVCSALSARNRELISPLEDVVVYSRGCATFDLPVDVASNMKGALVHPQDLMHHVGLYMAKGRGAKVVLEVVFGI, encoded by the exons ATGCGCGCTGGCAATAAAAATGCAATCTTGACCCTCATCTTTAAATCGCTGCCATCAAGAAGCATGGTTTCTCCTCTGGCAATACAAGTTTTGCAAAATGAGCTACCGTTGGAGCAGGAAAATCTACTTCTCTCCGGCGAGGTCATGACCGGTTTGGTGCTTGTCGACATCGTTAATGGCTTTTGCACCGTTGGTTCTGGTAATCTC GCACCACAAGCTCCTGATGCTCAGATTGCTGGAATGGTTGATGAATCGGTGAGGCTTGCTCGAGGGTTCTGTGAGAAGAGGTGGCCTATCTACGCGTTTCTCAATACTCATCATCCGGATGTTCCTGAGCCACCTTATCCTCCTCACTGCATTGCTGGAACGGATGAGTCGAAACTGGTTCCTT CATTACAGTGGCTGGAAAATGAACCGAATGTGACATTGCGATGCAAGGACTGTATTGATGGATTTATTGGTTCATTGGAAAAGGATGGAACGAATGCTTTTGTGGATTGGGTGAAAACAAATGGGATCAAAGCT ATACTGGTTGTAGGTATATGCACAGACATTTGTGTCCTTGATTTTGTGTGCTCGGCCCTGTCTGCTAGAAACCGTGAACTGATTTCTCCGTTAGAGGATGTAGTTGTGTATTCTCGTGGTTGTGCTACTTTCGATCTTCCAGTAGATGTTGCCAGCAATATGAAAGGTGCTCTGGTTCATCCACAG GACCTTATGCATCATGTTGGGCTTTACATGGCCAAAGGCAGAGGAGCAAAGGTGGTTTTGGAAGTTGTTTTTGGCATATAG